In Pedobacter heparinus DSM 2366, the following are encoded in one genomic region:
- a CDS encoding PP2C family protein-serine/threonine phosphatase, giving the protein MGSNYFGITDTGKLRSNNEDTFIAEKITDTDFVIACVIDGVGGYKGGEVAAAIARKAILKLLDSPGGDLSLLMQATIAEANDQIIAAKLQNKEYEDMACVLTLALVDLNKNQLYYAHVGDTRLYLLRDHSLIKISKDQSFVGFMEDSGRLTEEQAMSHPKRNEINKALGFTGNIGVQEDYIETGHSPFLPGDTILLCSDGLSDMVNKQGITNILVKEGTLEQKGNELVNTANLNGGKDNITVVLVKNNKESYAHEATRPITRLKKKKNLHAVQEATLDRVENEQHLATTDQLPAKLNPTKRMNVWLMVFGLIVLVAIAYFILRKNTDNTDQFIPVDNAQQVEQTAEFKLQDTLNKLKGNILILNDSVFKSPIVISKPISITRDSLYLKAEGTIVLKSDSGYNGQPFFIAAANKSTLLENFTFENFKNITALQKKGVLLKDVKFIKTDSLTNRSTP; this is encoded by the coding sequence ATGGGTAGCAATTATTTTGGAATAACAGATACCGGGAAATTACGTAGCAACAATGAAGACACCTTTATTGCTGAAAAAATAACCGATACTGATTTTGTGATCGCCTGCGTAATTGATGGTGTTGGTGGCTATAAAGGTGGCGAAGTTGCAGCGGCCATTGCCAGAAAAGCCATATTAAAATTACTGGACAGCCCCGGAGGAGACCTTTCTCTTTTAATGCAGGCCACCATTGCTGAGGCAAATGACCAGATCATTGCAGCAAAACTGCAAAACAAAGAATACGAGGATATGGCCTGTGTACTTACCTTGGCTCTGGTAGATTTAAATAAGAACCAGCTTTATTACGCACATGTAGGCGACACCAGGTTATATCTTTTAAGAGACCACTCCTTAATTAAAATATCTAAAGACCAGTCCTTTGTTGGGTTCATGGAAGATTCTGGCCGCCTGACAGAGGAACAGGCCATGAGCCATCCTAAAAGAAATGAGATCAATAAGGCCCTGGGCTTTACCGGCAACATAGGTGTGCAGGAAGATTACATTGAGACAGGACACTCCCCCTTTTTGCCTGGCGATACGATCCTGCTATGCAGTGATGGTTTGTCGGACATGGTGAATAAGCAGGGTATCACCAATATCCTGGTTAAGGAAGGTACGCTGGAACAAAAAGGAAATGAACTCGTAAACACAGCAAACCTCAATGGTGGAAAAGATAACATTACAGTTGTTCTGGTAAAAAACAATAAGGAATCTTATGCCCACGAAGCCACCAGACCCATTACCCGGCTTAAGAAAAAGAAAAACCTGCATGCAGTGCAAGAAGCCACATTAGATAGGGTAGAAAATGAACAACATCTGGCCACCACAGATCAGCTCCCGGCAAAATTGAACCCAACTAAGAGAATGAATGTATGGCTAATGGTTTTTGGTTTAATTGTGTTGGTTGCAATAGCTTATTTTATTTTGAGAAAAAATACTGACAATACTGATCAGTTTATACCTGTTGATAATGCGCAACAGGTTGAGCAGACTGCTGAGTTTAAATTGCAGGATACTTTAAATAAGCTGAAGGGAAATATACTGATACTGAACGATTCTGTTTTTAAATCGCCAATAGTGATCTCTAAACCCATTTCCATTACCAGGGATAGTCTTTATTTAAAAGCAGAAGGCACTATTGTACTTAAAAGCGATAGTGGATACAATGGCCAGCCATTTTTTATTGCAGCAGCCAACAAAAGCACACTTCTTGAGAATTTTACGTTTGAAAATTTCAAAAACATTACTGCATTGCAGAAAAAAGGTGTACTGCTTAAAGATGTGAAGTTTATAAAAACAGATTCTTTAACCAACAGGTCAACCCCTTAA